One Mycolicibacterium sarraceniae genomic window carries:
- the nuoH gene encoding NADH-quinone oxidoreductase subunit NuoH, with protein sequence MNYPDMTVFGLDPWWLIVIKAVAVFAFLLLTVLVAILLERKILSRMQMRYGPNRVGPWGILQSLADGIKLALKEGLIPAGVDKPIYLMAPIISVIPAILAFAVIPLGPVVSVFGHRTPLQLTDLPVAVLYILAVTSIGVYGIVLAGWSSGSTYPLLGGLRSSAQVISYEIAMALSFAAVFLYAGTMSTSGIVAAQEHTWYVFLLLPSFAVYVTSMVGETNRAPFDLPEAEGELVGGFHTEYSSLKFAMFMLAEYVNMTTVSALATTLFLGGWHAPWPISLIDGANTEWWPLIWFVAKVWTFLFVFMWLRATLPRLRYDQFMALGWKLLIPISLVWIMIVAVLHSIGRAGIITNMIVAAVLLLVLLAAKSLRRKLIHRKTLPPPPPADARAFPIPPMPGPATPPKETADA encoded by the coding sequence ATGAACTACCCGGATATGACGGTGTTCGGTCTTGATCCGTGGTGGCTGATTGTGATCAAGGCGGTCGCGGTCTTCGCCTTCCTCTTGCTCACCGTATTGGTGGCGATCCTGCTGGAACGCAAGATCCTGAGCCGCATGCAAATGCGGTACGGACCCAACCGAGTCGGACCGTGGGGAATCCTGCAATCCCTGGCCGACGGCATCAAACTCGCCCTGAAAGAGGGGCTGATACCGGCCGGGGTGGACAAGCCCATTTACCTGATGGCGCCGATCATTTCGGTGATCCCGGCGATCCTGGCCTTCGCGGTCATCCCCTTGGGTCCGGTGGTCTCGGTCTTCGGACACCGGACTCCGTTGCAGCTCACCGATCTCCCGGTCGCGGTGCTCTACATCCTGGCCGTCACCTCGATCGGGGTGTACGGGATCGTGCTGGCCGGCTGGTCCTCGGGTTCCACCTATCCCCTGCTGGGTGGGTTGCGCTCCAGCGCGCAGGTGATCTCCTACGAGATCGCCATGGCATTGTCTTTTGCCGCGGTGTTCCTGTACGCCGGCACCATGTCCACATCAGGCATCGTGGCCGCCCAGGAACACACCTGGTACGTCTTCCTGCTGCTGCCGTCCTTCGCGGTGTACGTCACCTCCATGGTCGGTGAAACCAACCGGGCCCCGTTCGACTTGCCCGAGGCCGAAGGCGAACTGGTGGGCGGCTTTCACACCGAATACTCCTCGCTGAAGTTCGCGATGTTCATGCTCGCCGAGTACGTGAACATGACCACCGTCTCCGCACTGGCCACCACCTTGTTCCTCGGAGGCTGGCATGCCCCCTGGCCGATCAGCCTGATCGACGGCGCCAACACCGAGTGGTGGCCGCTGATCTGGTTCGTGGCCAAAGTGTGGACGTTCCTGTTCGTCTTCATGTGGCTACGGGCCACCCTGCCGCGGCTGCGCTACGACCAGTTCATGGCGCTGGGCTGGAAACTGCTCATCCCGATCTCGCTGGTCTGGATCATGATCGTGGCCGTCCTGCACAGCATCGGCCGCGCCGGCATCATCACCAACATGATCGTCGCCGCGGTGCTGTTGCTCGTCCTGCTGGCGGCGAAATCTCTGCGGCGCAAGCTCATCCACCGCAAGACCCTGCCACCACCGCCCCCGGCGGATGCCCGGGCGTTCCCCATCCCCCCGATGCCCGGTCCGGCGACGCCACCCAAGGAGACAGCAGATGCCTAA
- the nuoI gene encoding NADH-quinone oxidoreductase subunit NuoI, translating to MPKFLDAVKGFGVTFGTMFKRPITEEYPEKPGPVAPRYHGRHQLNRYPDGLEKCIGCELCAWACPADAIYVEGADNTAGERFSPGERYGRVYQINYLRCIGCGLCIEACPTRALTMTNIYEMADDNRSDLIYGKDKLLAPLQPGMAAPPHAMAPGATDEDYYLGRIAVGQALGIEIGGQERSDTGIEIGGQERSDTGIGSVGKGVAG from the coding sequence ATGCCTAAGTTCCTCGATGCGGTCAAGGGTTTCGGCGTGACGTTCGGCACGATGTTCAAACGGCCTATTACCGAGGAGTATCCGGAGAAACCCGGCCCGGTCGCGCCGCGCTACCACGGCCGCCATCAGCTCAACCGGTATCCCGACGGGCTGGAGAAGTGCATCGGCTGCGAACTGTGTGCGTGGGCGTGTCCCGCTGATGCCATCTACGTCGAGGGCGCCGATAACACTGCGGGCGAACGGTTTTCCCCCGGTGAGCGCTACGGGCGGGTGTACCAGATCAACTATCTGCGTTGCATTGGCTGCGGACTGTGCATCGAGGCATGCCCCACCCGGGCGCTGACCATGACCAACATCTACGAGATGGCCGACGACAACCGCTCCGACCTGATCTACGGCAAGGACAAACTGCTGGCCCCACTACAACCGGGAATGGCAGCCCCGCCGCACGCGATGGCGCCGGGGGCCACCGACGAGGACTACTACTTGGGGCGGATCGCGGTCGGGCAAGCCTTGGGGATTGAGATCGGCGGGCAGGAGCGAAGCGACACGGGGATTGAGATCGGCGGGCAGGAGCGAAGCGACACGGGGATTGGCTCGGTCGGCAAAGGGGTGGCTGGGTGA
- a CDS encoding NADH-quinone oxidoreductase subunit J gives MTVTFLAAETLVRTSTTEAVVFWILAVIAVAGAVGVVTAPKAVYGAIFLATTMIALAMVYVAQDALFLGVVQVVVYTGAVMMLFLFVLMLIGVDSSESLVETIRGQRIAAIAAGLGFGILLIAGIGTVTTTGFVGLAEANAGGNVQGLAVLIFTRDLWAFELTSALLITAALGAMVLAHRERFERRKTQRELVIDRFQTGARATPLPNPGVYARHNALNTLARLPDGTKEESSVSTILARSDNGNGQR, from the coding sequence GTGACTGTAACCTTCCTGGCGGCCGAAACCCTCGTCCGCACATCCACAACCGAGGCCGTGGTGTTCTGGATTCTCGCCGTCATCGCGGTGGCCGGAGCGGTCGGCGTCGTCACGGCACCCAAGGCCGTCTACGGGGCGATCTTCCTCGCCACCACGATGATCGCGCTGGCGATGGTCTACGTCGCACAGGACGCGCTGTTCCTCGGAGTGGTGCAGGTGGTCGTCTACACCGGTGCGGTGATGATGCTGTTTCTGTTCGTGCTGATGCTGATCGGCGTCGACTCCTCGGAGTCACTGGTGGAAACCATTCGAGGCCAGCGTATTGCGGCTATCGCGGCCGGCCTGGGGTTCGGCATCTTGCTGATCGCCGGGATCGGCACCGTGACCACGACCGGGTTCGTGGGCTTGGCCGAGGCGAATGCGGGTGGCAATGTGCAGGGCCTGGCGGTGCTCATCTTCACCCGCGACCTCTGGGCCTTCGAGCTGACCAGTGCGCTGTTGATCACTGCGGCCCTTGGTGCGATGGTGCTGGCGCACCGGGAGCGGTTCGAACGGCGAAAGACCCAGCGCGAATTGGTGATCGACCGCTTCCAGACCGGCGCCCGCGCCACACCGCTGCCCAACCCCGGGGTCTACGCCCGGCACAACGCCCTCAACACCCTGGCTCGACTACCCGACGGCACGAAGGAGGAATCGTCGGTGAGCACGATCCTGGCGCGGTCCGACAACGGGAACGGTCAACGATGA
- the nuoK gene encoding NADH-quinone oxidoreductase subunit NuoK, with product MNPDNYLYLSALLFTIGASGVLLRRNAIVMFMCVELMLNAANLAFVTFSRMHGHLDGQVVAFFTMVVAACEVVVGLAIIMTIFRTRRSANVDDAHLLRH from the coding sequence ATGAATCCGGACAACTACCTATATCTGTCGGCGCTGTTGTTCACCATCGGCGCCTCAGGGGTGTTGTTGCGGCGCAACGCGATCGTCATGTTCATGTGTGTGGAGCTGATGCTCAATGCCGCGAATCTGGCATTCGTGACGTTCTCCCGCATGCACGGTCACCTGGACGGTCAGGTGGTGGCGTTCTTCACCATGGTGGTGGCCGCCTGCGAGGTGGTGGTCGGTCTGGCGATCATCATGACGATCTTCCGCACCCGGCGTAGCGCCAACGTCGACGACGCCCACCTGTTGCGGCACTGA
- the nuoL gene encoding NADH-quinone oxidoreductase subunit L, which translates to MYVWLTIALPLAGAVILLLGGKATNAWGHLLACAAMIGAFVCGAVLFTHLLALPGENRIVHEVLFSWVPVGVLRVDFGLQLDALSMCFVLLISGVGSLIHIYSIGYMKTDPARRRFFAYLNLFVAAMLLLVLADNYLGLYLGWEGVGLASYLLIGFWSHKPSAATAAKKAFVVNRVGDMGLAIALMVLFASLGSVTFSTVFASVPGMSQSALTAVGLLLLLGACGKSAQVPLQSWLGDAMEGPTPVSALIHAATMVTAGVYLIVRSGPIFNAAPGAQTAVVIVGAVTLLFGAIIGCAKDDVKKALAASTMSQIGYMVLAAGLGPAGYAVAIMHLLTHGFFKAGLFLGAGSIMHAMDDETDMRRYGGLRSVVPITFVTFGLGYLAIIGVPPFAGYFSKDAIIEAAFNSGGAKGILLGGAALLGAGITAFYMTRVMLLTFFGHRRWKPNTHPHESPATMTAPMIALAVGSVGTGALLAIGNTLRHWLEPVVGSHEAEHLIPAWIITVTALGVVAIGIAAAYRQYATRKVPEAAPLDVSPLTVAARNDLYGDAFNEAVFMRSGQELTKGLVVVDEKGVDGVTQGLAYAVGRISERLRQVQTGFARSYALCMLAGTALVIAVVLFTAWR; encoded by the coding sequence ATGTACGTGTGGTTGACCATCGCGCTGCCCCTGGCCGGGGCGGTGATCCTGCTGCTGGGGGGCAAGGCCACAAACGCGTGGGGACATCTCCTGGCCTGCGCCGCCATGATCGGCGCGTTCGTTTGCGGCGCAGTGTTATTCACCCACCTGCTCGCGCTCCCGGGCGAGAACCGCATCGTCCACGAGGTGCTGTTCTCCTGGGTGCCGGTCGGTGTCCTGCGGGTGGACTTCGGCCTGCAACTCGATGCGCTGTCGATGTGCTTCGTGCTGCTGATCAGCGGGGTGGGCTCTCTCATCCACATCTACTCGATCGGCTACATGAAGACCGACCCCGCTCGCCGGAGGTTTTTCGCCTACCTCAACCTGTTCGTCGCCGCGATGCTGCTGCTGGTGCTGGCCGACAACTACCTGGGCCTCTACCTGGGCTGGGAAGGCGTGGGTCTGGCGTCGTATCTGCTGATCGGGTTCTGGTCGCACAAGCCGTCGGCGGCCACCGCAGCCAAGAAAGCCTTCGTGGTCAACCGCGTCGGAGACATGGGCCTGGCGATCGCGTTGATGGTGCTGTTCGCCAGCCTCGGCTCGGTCACCTTCAGCACCGTGTTCGCTTCAGTGCCGGGCATGAGCCAGAGCGCACTGACCGCGGTCGGCCTGCTGCTGCTCCTGGGCGCCTGCGGCAAGAGCGCCCAGGTGCCACTGCAGTCCTGGCTCGGTGACGCGATGGAAGGCCCCACCCCGGTGTCCGCACTGATCCACGCCGCGACCATGGTCACCGCCGGTGTCTACCTCATCGTCCGATCCGGCCCGATTTTCAACGCCGCGCCGGGTGCGCAGACCGCCGTCGTCATCGTCGGCGCCGTCACCCTGCTGTTCGGCGCGATCATCGGCTGCGCCAAGGACGACGTCAAGAAGGCACTCGCCGCCTCCACGATGTCCCAGATCGGCTACATGGTGCTGGCCGCCGGACTGGGTCCGGCCGGCTACGCGGTCGCGATCATGCATCTGCTCACCCACGGCTTCTTCAAGGCCGGCCTGTTCCTCGGGGCCGGCTCGATCATGCACGCCATGGACGACGAGACCGATATGCGCCGCTACGGCGGCCTACGCTCCGTGGTGCCCATCACCTTCGTCACCTTTGGGCTCGGCTATCTCGCGATCATCGGCGTCCCGCCGTTCGCCGGCTACTTCTCCAAAGACGCCATCATCGAAGCGGCGTTCAACAGCGGCGGCGCCAAAGGCATCCTTCTGGGCGGGGCCGCGTTACTCGGCGCGGGGATCACCGCCTTCTACATGACCCGCGTCATGCTCTTGACATTCTTCGGCCATCGGCGCTGGAAACCCAACACCCACCCCCACGAATCCCCCGCCACCATGACCGCGCCGATGATCGCGCTGGCCGTCGGCTCCGTCGGCACCGGTGCCCTCCTCGCCATCGGCAACACCCTGCGACACTGGCTGGAGCCGGTGGTCGGCAGCCACGAAGCCGAACACCTCATCCCCGCCTGGATCATCACCGTGACCGCGCTGGGCGTCGTCGCCATCGGTATCGCGGCGGCCTACCGGCAATACGCGACGCGCAAGGTGCCCGAGGCCGCGCCGCTGGACGTGTCCCCGCTGACCGTCGCGGCACGCAACGACCTCTACGGGGACGCGTTCAACGAGGCGGTCTTCATGCGCAGCGGCCAGGAGCTGACGAAAGGTCTTGTGGTCGTGGATGAGAAGGGCGTCGACGGGGTGACGCAGGGGCTCGCCTATGCGGTCGGCCGGATCTCGGAACGGCTGCGTCAGGTGCAGACCGGGTTCGCCCGCTCGTATGCGCTGTGCATGCTGGCCGGTACGGCACTGGTGATCGCCGTAGTCCTGTTCACGGCGTGGAGGTGA
- a CDS encoding NADH-quinone oxidoreductase subunit M, giving the protein MTNVPWLTVLWAIPVVGAAVIIVLPASLRQFAKYAGVVVSLAVLVLSLLLAVRFDPTGAQFQFVENHPWIPSFGTGYILGLDGIALALVVLTAVLMPLLLIAGWNDADARAGLSGRAPHSYIALMLAVEGMVMMSLVALDILLFYVFFEAMLIPMYFLIGGFGGGNRAQSNAAGSAAPAAAVKFLLYNLFGGLIMLAAVIGLYVVTSASKAFDAGTFDFRLIVDAVATGKFTMAPGVANAFFLGFLFAFAVKAPLWPFHRWLPDAAVQATPASAVLMMAVMDKVGTFGMLRYCLPLFPDSATLFRPLIIALAVIGIVYGAILAIGQTDVMRLIAYTSISHFGFIILGIFVMTSQGQAGSTLYMVNHGISTAALFLIAGFLVTRRGSRLIADYGGIQKVAPVLAGTFLVAGLATLSLPGLAPFISEFLVLIGTFTRYPAFAVIASVALVLSAVYILWLYQRMMTGSITDGNEKVRDLRPRELLVVAPLIALLIGLGVYPKIALDVINPAVAATLTSIHQTDPAPTVAEGARP; this is encoded by the coding sequence ATGACGAACGTTCCCTGGCTGACCGTGCTGTGGGCGATCCCCGTCGTCGGCGCGGCCGTGATCATCGTGCTGCCCGCCTCGCTGCGGCAGTTCGCGAAGTACGCCGGGGTCGTGGTCTCGCTGGCGGTGTTGGTGCTATCGCTACTGCTCGCCGTGCGCTTCGATCCGACCGGCGCGCAGTTCCAGTTCGTCGAAAACCATCCGTGGATACCGTCTTTCGGCACCGGGTACATCCTTGGCCTCGACGGGATCGCGTTGGCACTGGTAGTGCTCACCGCCGTCCTGATGCCGCTGTTGTTGATCGCCGGCTGGAACGACGCCGACGCCCGGGCAGGGCTGTCCGGCCGCGCACCACACAGCTACATCGCGCTGATGCTGGCCGTCGAAGGCATGGTCATGATGTCGCTGGTTGCGCTCGACATCCTGCTGTTCTACGTCTTCTTCGAAGCCATGCTGATCCCGATGTACTTCCTGATCGGTGGGTTCGGCGGAGGAAATCGAGCTCAGTCCAATGCCGCCGGCTCCGCGGCGCCGGCCGCAGCGGTGAAGTTCCTGCTGTACAACCTGTTCGGCGGGTTAATCATGCTGGCCGCGGTCATCGGGCTCTACGTGGTCACTTCGGCCAGCAAGGCGTTCGACGCCGGCACATTCGACTTCCGCCTCATCGTCGACGCCGTTGCGACCGGGAAGTTCACGATGGCGCCCGGCGTCGCCAACGCGTTCTTCCTCGGGTTCCTGTTCGCGTTCGCGGTGAAAGCCCCGCTGTGGCCGTTCCATCGCTGGCTGCCAGATGCCGCGGTACAGGCCACGCCGGCGTCTGCCGTGCTGATGATGGCGGTGATGGACAAGGTCGGCACTTTCGGGATGTTGCGTTACTGCCTGCCGCTCTTCCCCGACTCGGCAACGCTGTTCCGCCCGTTGATCATCGCGCTTGCGGTGATCGGGATCGTCTACGGCGCCATCCTGGCGATCGGCCAGACCGATGTCATGCGGCTCATCGCCTACACCTCGATCAGCCACTTCGGCTTCATCATCCTGGGCATCTTCGTGATGACCAGCCAGGGCCAGGCGGGCTCCACCCTGTACATGGTCAACCACGGCATCTCCACGGCCGCATTGTTCTTGATCGCCGGGTTCCTGGTCACTCGCCGCGGCAGCCGGCTCATCGCCGATTACGGCGGGATCCAGAAGGTCGCCCCCGTTCTGGCGGGCACCTTCCTGGTGGCGGGCCTGGCGACGCTGTCGCTACCCGGGCTCGCCCCATTCATCAGTGAGTTCCTAGTTCTGATCGGCACATTCACTCGGTACCCTGCCTTCGCCGTCATCGCGTCCGTGGCGCTGGTGCTGTCCGCGGTCTACATACTCTGGCTCTATCAACGGATGATGACCGGTTCGATCACCGACGGCAATGAGAAGGTCCGTGACTTGCGGCCGCGGGAGCTGCTGGTAGTGGCACCGCTGATCGCGCTGTTGATCGGGCTCGGGGTGTATCCCAAGATCGCCCTTGACGTCATCAACCCCGCGGTGGCCGCGACCCTGACGTCGATCCATCAAACCGACCCGGCACCCACCGTCGCGGAAGGGGCACGTCCGTGA
- the nuoN gene encoding NADH-quinone oxidoreductase subunit NuoN, with protein MIAPSVEYGQLSPLLIILGVAVAGVLVEALLPRKSRYPTQVALSLAGLVAAFFAVVLLARDLEGVGQAVVGGAVAVDAPALFLQGTILLIGVLGVLLIAERRAPAESDSRAASLDAFTPDASAVPGSVAEKIATKTALVHTEVFPLTMFAIAGMMIFPAADDLLTMFIALEVFSLPLYLMCGLARHRRLLSQESALKYFLLGAFSSAFFLYGIALLYGYAGTLSLPVIAHAINTSTDNTMLGLIGASLVAVGLLFKVGAVPFHSWIPDVYQGAPTPITAFMAAATKVAAFGAMLRIFYVALPGLSHDWRPVLWAVAILTMAVGTVTAVTQTDVKRMLAYSAVAHTGFILTGVIAANPAGLSGTLFYLFAYGFSTLGAFAVVSVVRDANGVEETEMAGWAGLGRRYPLVGVVFSLFLLAFAGIPLTSGFVSKFAVFKAAGQGGAIPLVVVGVIASAIAAYFYVRVIVLMFFTDPPEDAPEVITPSSLSVATITLTAAITFALGALPQPLLDLVDHAARFLN; from the coding sequence GTGATCGCGCCCAGTGTCGAATACGGCCAGCTCTCACCGCTGTTGATCATCCTCGGGGTGGCCGTCGCCGGAGTGCTCGTCGAGGCGTTGCTGCCCCGCAAGAGCCGCTATCCCACGCAGGTCGCCCTGAGCCTGGCCGGTCTGGTGGCGGCGTTCTTCGCCGTGGTGCTGCTGGCGCGCGATCTAGAAGGGGTCGGCCAGGCCGTCGTGGGCGGTGCCGTCGCGGTCGATGCCCCGGCCTTGTTCCTACAGGGCACCATCCTGCTGATCGGCGTGCTCGGTGTTCTGCTGATCGCCGAACGTCGAGCGCCCGCTGAATCCGATTCACGCGCAGCGAGTTTGGACGCTTTCACCCCCGACGCCTCGGCGGTGCCGGGCAGTGTCGCGGAGAAGATCGCCACCAAGACCGCGCTGGTGCACACCGAGGTGTTCCCGCTGACGATGTTCGCCATCGCCGGCATGATGATCTTCCCTGCCGCCGACGATCTGTTGACGATGTTCATTGCGCTGGAAGTGTTCTCGCTGCCGCTGTATCTGATGTGTGGCCTGGCCCGTCATCGGCGGTTGCTATCGCAAGAATCAGCCTTGAAATACTTTCTGCTCGGCGCGTTCTCGTCGGCATTCTTCCTGTACGGCATCGCGCTGCTCTACGGGTACGCCGGGACCCTGAGCCTGCCCGTTATTGCCCACGCCATAAACACCAGCACCGATAACACCATGCTGGGGCTCATCGGCGCCTCCCTGGTCGCGGTCGGTCTGCTGTTCAAGGTCGGTGCGGTGCCGTTCCACTCGTGGATCCCCGACGTATACCAGGGCGCACCAACGCCCATCACCGCTTTCATGGCAGCGGCTACCAAGGTCGCCGCGTTCGGTGCGATGCTGCGGATCTTTTATGTGGCGCTGCCCGGCCTCAGCCATGACTGGCGGCCCGTGCTGTGGGCGGTGGCGATCCTCACCATGGCGGTCGGCACCGTCACTGCCGTAACCCAGACCGACGTCAAACGGATGCTGGCGTATTCGGCTGTCGCGCATACCGGTTTCATCCTGACCGGGGTGATCGCCGCCAACCCGGCGGGACTGTCGGGCACGCTGTTCTATCTGTTCGCCTACGGCTTCTCCACACTGGGTGCCTTCGCGGTGGTCAGCGTGGTCCGCGACGCCAACGGTGTCGAGGAGACCGAGATGGCCGGTTGGGCGGGCCTGGGCCGGCGCTACCCCCTTGTCGGCGTGGTGTTCTCACTGTTCCTGCTGGCCTTTGCCGGTATCCCACTCACCAGCGGCTTCGTCAGTAAGTTCGCGGTCTTCAAGGCTGCCGGGCAGGGTGGGGCCATCCCGCTGGTGGTGGTCGGTGTGATCGCATCTGCGATCGCGGCGTACTTCTACGTGCGGGTGATCGTGCTGATGTTCTTCACCGATCCGCCCGAAGACGCCCCGGAGGTCATCACACCCAGCTCGCTGAGCGTCGCGACGATCACGCTGACCGCGGCCATCACGTTCGCGCTCGGCGCGCTACCCCAGCCGCTGCTCGACCTCGTTGACCATGCGGCTAGGTTCCTGAACTGA
- a CDS encoding enoyl-CoA hydratase, giving the protein MILLSDDHGAVRVLTMNRPESRNALSTELFEALYAALGAAEADESVRAVVLTGTDPAFCAGVDLKQAQSMGMDYFGRFDKMNCMNAIVALSKPVVGAINGATFTGGLEIALACDFLIASERAYFADTHARVGILPGGGMTARLPRLVGSGMARRLSMTGEVVDAQRAERIGLVTEVVAHEQLLVRVLELANQIAEVPAPTMAGLKQIYRAGTAAVTEPALTAERAVAGASMVDTGQLAARQREVAERNKRQIP; this is encoded by the coding sequence ATGATCCTCCTCAGTGATGACCACGGCGCTGTCCGGGTCTTGACGATGAACCGGCCCGAGTCGCGCAACGCGTTGAGCACCGAGCTGTTCGAGGCGCTCTACGCCGCGCTCGGCGCCGCCGAAGCCGACGAATCGGTCCGCGCGGTGGTGCTTACGGGCACTGATCCGGCGTTCTGCGCGGGTGTCGACCTCAAACAGGCCCAGAGCATGGGTATGGATTACTTCGGCCGCTTCGACAAGATGAACTGTATGAACGCGATTGTCGCGCTGAGCAAGCCAGTCGTCGGCGCGATCAACGGCGCGACGTTCACCGGCGGACTGGAGATCGCGCTGGCATGCGACTTCCTGATCGCTTCGGAGCGCGCGTATTTCGCAGACACTCACGCCCGGGTCGGGATCCTGCCCGGCGGCGGAATGACGGCGCGGCTGCCGCGGCTGGTTGGCTCCGGGATGGCCCGGCGGCTGTCGATGACCGGTGAGGTGGTCGACGCGCAGCGCGCCGAGCGGATCGGTCTGGTCACCGAAGTGGTTGCCCACGAACAGCTTCTGGTGCGCGTTCTCGAACTCGCGAACCAGATCGCAGAGGTACCCGCACCGACGATGGCAGGTCTTAAGCAGATCTATCGCGCCGGAACCGCGGCGGTCACTGAGCCGGCGTTGACGGCCGAACGCGCGGTGGCCGGTGCATCGATGGTGGACACCGGGCAGCTCGCCGCCCGCCAGCGCGAGGTCGCCGAGCGCAACAAGCGCCAGATTCCCTAA
- a CDS encoding SDR family NAD(P)-dependent oxidoreductase: protein MTGRLAGRTAIVTGASRGLGRATALALAADGAAVAVAARTEQQWDERLPGTIGDTVAAIEAAGGQAVAIQADLLERDDLPRLVAEARAALGPVTILVNNAAFTAPGRPPKPDAAPKQARPNAAAGAANADWPGFLAIPPNAYRRHFEIGVFASYELIQLVCPDMFSAGVGSIINVTSVASRVPGDGPYENFAGGVLPGYGGSKAALEHLTWCAAYDLQRHNIAVNALAPSRPIPTPGLSYYRNEFTSVSPEDEFARAAVELAVVDANVVTGRTIGHLEVLDGSFAPFTNTASALG, encoded by the coding sequence ATGACCGGACGACTTGCTGGCCGAACCGCCATCGTCACCGGAGCCAGCCGTGGCCTTGGCCGCGCGACCGCGCTGGCCCTGGCAGCTGACGGCGCCGCGGTGGCAGTGGCGGCCCGCACCGAACAACAGTGGGACGAGCGCCTGCCCGGCACCATCGGCGACACCGTCGCCGCCATAGAAGCTGCCGGCGGACAGGCCGTCGCGATCCAGGCCGACCTGCTCGAGCGCGATGACCTGCCCCGCCTGGTCGCCGAAGCTCGCGCGGCACTCGGTCCCGTCACGATTCTGGTCAACAACGCCGCGTTCACCGCGCCGGGCCGTCCGCCCAAACCTGACGCCGCGCCGAAACAGGCAAGGCCCAACGCTGCGGCAGGTGCGGCCAACGCTGACTGGCCCGGCTTCTTGGCCATCCCACCGAACGCGTATCGCAGGCATTTCGAGATCGGCGTGTTCGCCTCCTACGAGCTGATCCAGCTGGTCTGCCCGGACATGTTCTCCGCGGGTGTCGGCTCGATCATCAACGTCACGTCGGTGGCCTCCCGGGTGCCCGGCGATGGGCCGTATGAGAACTTCGCCGGTGGTGTGCTGCCCGGCTACGGCGGATCAAAGGCAGCGCTGGAACACCTGACCTGGTGTGCGGCTTACGACCTGCAACGGCACAACATCGCGGTCAACGCGCTGGCGCCGTCGCGGCCGATTCCCACGCCGGGCCTGTCGTACTACCGCAATGAGTTCACCAGCGTGTCCCCGGAGGACGAGTTCGCCCGCGCGGCAGTCGAGTTGGCGGTGGTCGACGCCAATGTTGTCACGGGCCGCACGATCGGGCACCTTGAAGTGCTCGACGGAAGCTTCGCCCCGTTCACGAACACCGCGTCCGCGCTAGGCTAG
- a CDS encoding TetR/AcrR family transcriptional regulator, which yields MKADASSLDKTAVPGRPRDPRIDAAILRATGELLVEIGYPNLTLAAVAERAGTTKTALYRRWSSKAELVHEAAFPTAPTALATPAGDFPADVRAMLAATRDVFTSPVVRAALPGLIADMSADAELNARVMARFTDVFAAVRDRLVEAVHCREVHADVDPERLIELIGGATMMRLLLRPEDDVDANWVDQTAAILVHGVAL from the coding sequence ATGAAAGCAGACGCGTCTTCGCTTGACAAGACCGCGGTCCCCGGGCGGCCTCGAGATCCGCGTATCGACGCTGCCATATTGCGTGCTACCGGGGAGCTGCTTGTCGAAATCGGTTATCCGAATCTGACTTTGGCTGCTGTCGCCGAGCGTGCGGGCACCACCAAGACCGCGCTGTACCGCCGGTGGTCCAGTAAGGCGGAGCTGGTTCACGAAGCCGCCTTCCCTACCGCGCCCACCGCGCTCGCCACCCCCGCAGGCGATTTCCCCGCCGACGTGCGTGCCATGCTCGCCGCCACCCGGGACGTCTTCACCAGCCCGGTGGTGCGCGCCGCGCTGCCCGGTCTGATCGCCGACATGAGTGCGGACGCCGAACTGAACGCGCGGGTGATGGCCCGGTTCACCGACGTGTTCGCCGCGGTGCGCGATCGGCTCGTCGAGGCCGTGCATTGCCGCGAAGTTCACGCCGACGTCGACCCGGAACGCCTCATCGAACTGATCGGTGGTGCGACGATGATGCGGTTGTTACTGCGCCCCGAGGATGATGTCGACGCCAACTGGGTCGACCAGACGGCGGCGATCCTGGTGCACGGCGTGGCGCTGTAA